The Bacillus horti genome includes a window with the following:
- the ectB gene encoding diaminobutyrate--2-oxoglutarate transaminase has protein sequence MNVFELVESNVRSYCRAFPVVFQTAENAKMYGESNEAYIDFLAGAGALNYGHNPPFIKERLIQYIQSNGVMHGLDMYTTAKRDFIETFTKHILLPRNLNYKMQFCGPTGTNAVEAALKLARKVKGRTGIFSFMGGFHGMSLGSIAATGNLEQRAGAGIPLQNVTFMPYPYGYAESFDTIEYMESILMDPNSGIEKPAAILVETVQAEGGIIVAPTEWLIRLRKLCTEHDILMICDDIQVGCGRAGQFFSFERAEIVPDIVTLSKSIGGYGLPLSLVLLKPELDIWKPAEHNGTFRGNQLAFVAAMAAIEYREEIYLEKQVEEKEAYIEDFLVNEIMPIHEDIKIRGIGMIWGIDFTNVTNDSEVVKRIARACFDNKLIIERVGRNDLVLKIMPPLTIEMEVLQEGCAVIKQAIVSHIEAQIHS, from the coding sequence ATGAATGTATTTGAATTAGTAGAATCCAATGTAAGGTCTTACTGTAGAGCTTTTCCTGTTGTGTTTCAGACAGCAGAAAATGCCAAAATGTATGGGGAGAGTAATGAGGCCTATATCGACTTTTTAGCTGGGGCAGGAGCTTTAAACTATGGACACAACCCACCATTTATTAAAGAGAGATTAATTCAATATATTCAGTCAAATGGTGTGATGCATGGCTTAGATATGTATACAACGGCAAAAAGGGATTTTATTGAGACGTTTACGAAGCATATCCTATTGCCTAGAAATTTGAATTACAAAATGCAATTCTGTGGTCCTACAGGTACAAATGCTGTAGAGGCTGCGCTTAAACTAGCTCGAAAGGTTAAGGGGAGAACTGGTATTTTCTCTTTTATGGGTGGCTTTCATGGCATGTCTTTAGGCAGCATAGCAGCAACTGGAAACTTAGAGCAACGGGCTGGTGCAGGGATTCCCTTGCAGAATGTAACTTTTATGCCTTATCCATATGGATATGCAGAAAGCTTTGACACGATAGAGTATATGGAAAGTATTCTAATGGATCCAAATAGTGGCATAGAAAAGCCTGCTGCTATTTTAGTCGAAACGGTTCAGGCTGAAGGTGGGATCATAGTTGCTCCTACAGAGTGGCTAATCAGGCTTAGGAAGCTATGCACAGAGCATGATATTTTAATGATTTGTGACGATATACAGGTTGGATGTGGACGTGCTGGTCAGTTTTTCTCATTTGAACGAGCTGAGATTGTTCCAGACATTGTTACCCTTTCAAAATCCATTGGAGGATATGGACTGCCATTATCATTAGTGTTGTTAAAGCCAGAGCTTGATATTTGGAAGCCTGCTGAACATAACGGTACTTTCAGAGGAAACCAACTGGCCTTTGTAGCAGCAATGGCGGCTATAGAATACAGAGAAGAAATATATTTAGAAAAGCAGGTAGAGGAGAAGGAAGCGTATATAGAGGACTTCCTAGTCAATGAAATCATGCCTATCCATGAAGATATAAAAATCAGAGGGATCGGTATGATCTGGGGAATTGATTTTACGAATGTAACCAATGACAGTGAAGTGGTTAAGAGGATTGCCCGAGCTTGCTTTGACAATAAGCTTATTATTGAGCGTGTGGGAAGAAATGATTTGGTGTTAAAAATTATGCCCCCATTAACGATTGAAATGGAAGTTTTACAAGAAGGCTGTGCCGTTATTAAACAAGCGATCGTTTCACATATTGAAGCACAAATTCATTCGTAA
- a CDS encoding thioesterase II family protein, whose protein sequence is MKKIKLFCLPYAGGASHVFLPWKKEIASDIEVIPLELAGRGKRFGEPFYHSMEHAVEDLYKELDEQLSEDSVFAMFGHSMGGLMVYELLIRLKQRKEIKPIHAFISARYPPHIKKESDRLHELPDDLFIERIYQLGGTPKEVLENEELLKLFTPILKNDYRLIHTYQYQGEEERIPCNLSVLNGRDDRNVLMSDVQGWKNYTDKACTVYEMQGGHFYLHDKEKEVVHFINQTIRVELEKMVQI, encoded by the coding sequence ATGAAGAAAATAAAGCTCTTTTGTTTACCCTACGCTGGAGGGGCGTCTCATGTGTTCCTGCCCTGGAAAAAAGAAATAGCCTCAGATATTGAAGTCATACCACTTGAGCTTGCAGGTCGAGGCAAACGGTTTGGAGAGCCTTTCTATCATTCGATGGAGCATGCCGTTGAAGATTTATATAAGGAATTAGATGAGCAGCTAAGTGAGGATTCGGTTTTTGCCATGTTTGGTCATAGTATGGGTGGGCTTATGGTATATGAGTTGTTGATTAGGCTAAAGCAAAGAAAGGAGATTAAGCCGATTCATGCATTCATTTCTGCTAGATACCCTCCCCATATTAAGAAGGAAAGTGATAGATTACATGAGCTGCCTGATGATTTGTTTATTGAGAGAATCTATCAATTGGGAGGAACGCCTAAGGAAGTTCTAGAAAATGAAGAGCTTTTAAAGCTATTCACCCCTATATTAAAAAACGATTATCGATTAATACACACGTATCAATATCAGGGAGAAGAAGAGCGAATTCCATGTAATCTGTCCGTATTAAATGGACGAGATGATCGTAATGTCCTAATGTCTGATGTCCAAGGCTGGAAAAATTACACGGATAAAGCTTGTACTGTTTATGAAATGCAAGGTGGACATTTTTATCTCCATGATAAGGAAAAGGAGGTTGTCCACTTCATTAACCAAACAATTAGAGTGGAGCTTGAAAAAATGGTTCAAATCTAA
- a CDS encoding cyclic peptide export ABC transporter, whose amino-acid sequence MYEMKGKRLSKLLTLLLIIVLFVPLGAVAADTGNSLTLSSEMISSIEDHIQDLMDRGKIPGLSVVIVQGDTEVYQQNFGLADKSTQQPITSETLFELGSNSKVFTALGVLKLEKEGRLQLTDSVTEYLPWLELNYLNEEVDVTIEQFLHHTSGVPFQTIADIPESTEDDALEQTVKTLVGAELDHAPGSRYLYATINYDVLGLVIEVITGQSFEAYMQEEVLLPLGLSNTYLFHEDAQDALAQGYKLDFLQAREYHAPIYRGNTPAGYFISNIEDMSKWLRINMHQEDIPSEWQALVNRAHEPNRTIRPNADGSSYAAGWFVYQDGEGVLSHTGSNPNYSSYVGFRVEEQLGVAVLANLNSAYAIAIGEDVMDMLVNRLSDYNLTDMFRDLDRLALAALCITIPVLLFNLWMFARFLMECVKKRRSFKNRGWQGLFTIIGSMGFLGLFGYCLYLLPNALFNELTWEFMLVWAPASLWLAVASLFLTALMFSFYSLLVFLFPKEDSKGMFNIAILSVLSGLGNAFIIFTINLTLSAQTDSFQSDIFLYFVLGLMVYVVGQRIVRMRLVSITNNIVYDKRLELIDKILNSSYYKFDKLQDGKVHAGLNNDTEVISSFANTFITGITSLITLICCFIYLGIINWMGLIFTFGIIVLAVGLYVLAGMAANKLWSQTRDVQNVFFRYINDLTKGFKELSLNKGKRDEFKQDIQGACVEYRDKRIKADYKITNAFIIGEILFTLVIGCIAFFFPLIFKGIAVDNIRSYVFIFLYMVGPVHSILNAVPTFIQMRISWKRINGLINEITDFEAKSDKENTTVHQTESISLELKDLVYSYSNDAGESFTVGPINYTFHSDELVFITGGNGSGKSTIANLMTGLYKSDSGSILVNGIEHSAEELGQYFTTIFSDFYLFDKLYGIDYENKKEDIDVYLKLLKIEDKVEVVDGKFSTIKLSTGQRKRLALMVSYLEDKPIYLFDEWAADQDPEFRRFFYLELLPELKAKGKCIIAISHDDRYFETADRIIKMELGKMVESEDGEALQSGYAPVTG is encoded by the coding sequence ATGTATGAAATGAAAGGTAAACGATTAAGTAAGCTTTTAACTCTGCTTCTCATTATCGTACTTTTTGTACCTCTAGGAGCAGTTGCGGCAGACACGGGGAATAGCTTGACATTGTCATCAGAAATGATTTCCTCCATTGAGGATCATATTCAAGATCTTATGGATAGAGGAAAAATCCCCGGTTTGTCAGTAGTTATTGTACAGGGTGATACAGAAGTATATCAACAGAATTTTGGCTTGGCTGATAAGTCTACTCAGCAGCCTATTACTTCAGAAACACTGTTTGAGCTAGGATCAAATAGTAAGGTGTTTACAGCCTTAGGGGTACTAAAGCTTGAGAAAGAAGGCAGACTTCAATTAACGGATTCCGTTACAGAGTATCTCCCTTGGTTAGAGCTTAATTATTTGAATGAAGAGGTAGATGTAACGATAGAGCAATTTCTACACCATACGTCTGGTGTTCCTTTTCAAACGATTGCTGACATTCCTGAATCTACGGAAGATGATGCCTTAGAACAAACGGTTAAGACATTAGTTGGAGCAGAGCTAGATCATGCTCCCGGGAGCCGTTACTTATACGCTACGATCAATTACGATGTATTAGGCTTAGTTATTGAAGTGATAACAGGACAGTCATTTGAAGCCTATATGCAGGAAGAGGTTCTGCTTCCTTTAGGTTTATCAAATACATATCTTTTTCACGAGGATGCACAAGATGCTCTTGCTCAGGGCTACAAGCTTGATTTTCTTCAAGCACGTGAATACCACGCACCTATTTATCGTGGTAATACTCCAGCAGGATATTTCATCTCTAATATTGAGGATATGAGCAAATGGTTAAGAATTAATATGCACCAGGAGGACATTCCCTCTGAATGGCAAGCGTTAGTTAATAGAGCTCATGAACCAAATCGAACTATACGACCCAATGCAGACGGCTCTTCCTATGCGGCAGGCTGGTTTGTTTATCAGGATGGAGAGGGTGTTTTATCCCATACAGGTAGTAATCCAAATTACTCCTCCTACGTTGGGTTTCGTGTGGAGGAACAGCTTGGTGTTGCAGTATTAGCGAATCTAAACTCAGCCTATGCGATCGCAATCGGTGAAGATGTTATGGACATGCTTGTAAATCGCTTGAGTGATTACAATCTCACAGATATGTTTAGGGACTTGGATAGACTTGCACTGGCTGCTTTATGTATTACAATCCCAGTTCTACTGTTTAATCTGTGGATGTTCGCTAGATTTCTGATGGAGTGTGTAAAAAAGAGGAGATCGTTTAAAAATAGAGGCTGGCAAGGACTCTTTACAATCATAGGATCAATGGGTTTTCTAGGTTTGTTTGGTTATTGCTTGTACTTATTACCTAATGCCTTATTTAATGAACTAACCTGGGAATTTATGCTTGTTTGGGCTCCAGCCTCATTATGGTTGGCCGTAGCAAGTTTATTTCTAACCGCCTTAATGTTCTCATTCTATTCATTGCTCGTTTTCTTATTTCCGAAAGAGGATAGCAAAGGGATGTTTAATATAGCGATTCTGAGTGTCCTTAGTGGTCTAGGAAATGCTTTTATTATCTTTACGATTAACCTGACCCTAAGCGCTCAAACTGATAGCTTCCAAAGTGATATCTTTCTATATTTTGTCTTAGGGCTGATGGTCTATGTGGTTGGACAAAGGATTGTTAGGATGAGACTTGTATCAATAACAAACAATATTGTCTATGATAAAAGGCTTGAGTTGATCGATAAAATTCTGAATTCATCCTATTATAAATTCGATAAACTGCAGGATGGTAAGGTTCATGCTGGACTTAATAATGATACTGAAGTCATTAGTAGTTTTGCGAACACATTTATTACCGGAATCACTAGCCTTATCACCCTAATCTGCTGTTTTATTTATTTAGGCATTATTAATTGGATGGGCTTGATCTTCACTTTTGGCATAATTGTTTTGGCTGTTGGGCTATATGTTTTAGCTGGAATGGCTGCTAATAAGCTATGGAGTCAAACAAGGGATGTGCAGAATGTCTTTTTCAGATATATCAATGATTTGACTAAAGGCTTTAAGGAATTGAGTCTTAATAAAGGAAAACGGGACGAGTTTAAGCAGGATATTCAAGGTGCTTGTGTAGAGTATAGAGACAAGCGGATTAAAGCAGATTATAAAATCACAAATGCTTTTATCATAGGTGAGATTCTGTTCACATTAGTGATTGGATGTATCGCATTTTTCTTTCCTTTAATCTTTAAAGGAATCGCTGTAGATAACATAAGAAGCTATGTCTTTATCTTTCTGTATATGGTTGGTCCTGTTCATTCCATTTTAAATGCTGTGCCTACATTCATTCAGATGAGAATAAGCTGGAAGCGGATCAATGGGTTAATTAATGAGATTACTGATTTTGAGGCCAAATCAGATAAAGAGAATACTACTGTTCATCAAACAGAGTCTATCTCACTTGAGTTGAAGGATTTAGTTTATTCATATAGTAACGATGCTGGTGAGTCATTTACTGTAGGACCTATCAACTATACGTTTCATTCTGATGAACTCGTTTTTATCACAGGTGGAAATGGAAGCGGAAAATCAACAATTGCTAACCTTATGACAGGCTTATACAAGTCTGATTCAGGAAGCATTTTAGTGAATGGAATAGAGCATAGTGCTGAGGAGCTAGGACAGTATTTTACAACGATATTTAGCGACTTTTATTTATTCGATAAGCTGTATGGGATTGATTATGAAAACAAGAAAGAAGACATTGATGTTTATCTTAAATTGTTAAAAATTGAAGACAAGGTAGAGGTGGTTGATGGAAAATTTAGCACTATCAAATTATCCACCGGTCAAAGAAAAAGGTTAGCTTTGATGGTTAGCTATCTGGAGGACAAGCCGATCTACTTATTTGATGAATGGGCAGCTGATCAGGATCCGGAGTTTAGAAGATTCTTCTATTTAGAATTATTGCCTGAGCTTAAGGCCAAGGGGAAATGTATTATAGCAATTTCTCATGATGACCGTTACTTTGAAACGGCTGATCGGATCATAAAGATGGAGCTAGGAAAAATGGTAGAGTCTGAGGATGGAGAAGCTCTACAAAGTGGATATGCTCCAGTCACAGGTTAA
- a CDS encoding amino acid adenylation domain-containing protein, with the protein MNTELQTNLMNLTHAQKRIWYIEKISPLTPIHNISAIVTIGGMVNYTSLSKAINHFVKHNAGIRYRFIERDSHVYQYEEEFKEFTLDFFDFTNTEKPDEALLKWSEQENAKAFSLKHESLYYFAIFKLSDEQSGFFYKIHHIISDGGSFPLLVDQIYNAYEAIQNDSELDKRLSYSYSEYIEQETEYMKSKRFIRDKEYWHEQFNRDPEFIVKTSPSLEGRKKVFFLDKVVSKRIKQWVAENDCSLNSFFTGIFLIFLSKFYQQSDLIIGTPVSNHTMKNKHIFGMMTSTMPLRVNCEDQEILQFMKLVERQLKRSYKHQRYPYDLLVNELELKRKGIDQLIAFSVNYYNFHLNHPLDGMKTRTEEQYSGYQIYSLQWVVNDWTEELQLDYQYKVEDYTEQDIDHIHHYLKTLILYSLDSPKLQLNEISLLDPSLWHEMIYSFNQTTELYPDHLTMTQLFERQAELTPNHNACVFEGLNLTYEQLNGRANQLARLLRKQGVVRNQFVGVMLDHSFDLIIGILAIMKAGGAYIPIDSSYPKERIKYILEHSKCTLVLVDQDIGEEQFACSVINISNEKTYNNEQNNNLDLINRPSDLVYMIYTSGSTGKPKGVMIKHQSLVNYCWWAKKSYIHHADDTFALYSSIAFDLTVTSIFTPLICGNRIAIYRTMDEPFVLQRVLEEKVANIIKLTPAHLSLLKDRDYQDSGVTVFIVGGDNLKVQLCKEIVQAFGEDITIFNEYGPTEATVGCMIYKYDADKDIGISVPIGRPADNVACYVLDQHMLPAPYGSIGELYLSGDGLAEGYLHHEELTNQKFIPNPFIQGSKMYRTGDLVTLQKDGCYSYEGRMDHQVKIRGYRIELAEIESCLQELPAIKEAIVLLHENGVDSPFLCAYILCDANQSISESYMKDQLYLRLPEYMVPNHYVQIEKIPLTSNGKIDQSMLPKPSRSLDSQLVAAKDTVEQILLTASKKVLMTEALGMNHNFYHAGGDSIKAIQLSSQLHDIGYELKVKDILSTPILKDLARRVNQRVKETSNTQSYRGDINPLPITEWFFEQGFSNQNYYHQSFLLKLKKAFSLQQVQSWLSDLLQQHDALRMNYSSERKKLFYNSDYMNHELELQEVVLHGLTKEDQIKVIKQTGTTLKASMDIEKGLLFSGCLFRISEKEDLLLLTAHHLIIDGVSWRILLNDLDRLMGQSRQETRSYLLEKTSSYQLWAQRLHEYSANDLLPSLAYWEKSANHSFRFPKDNRNGSRKLAYAKKLSVQLGEEQTTLLLSKANLSYQTSTHELIVTSLALALSNFTKQKSLCFLLEGHGREELFDDVDVSRTVGWFTTIYPIALYVEDLNVATQIKKQKEELRRVPNKGLDYGVIRYLKKQLQGCFEKELVRLNYLGDLDHSFKSEYIDYCDIETGEEYSLDNELTCLLDINAWVIRKKLTIEISYSQQEFMEATIQSFITEFKQQLGRVIHHCSSREQTEYTPSDFDTISISQEDLDQLFEV; encoded by the coding sequence ATGAATACAGAATTGCAGACGAACCTTATGAATCTAACTCATGCCCAAAAAAGAATATGGTACATAGAGAAAATTAGTCCTCTTACTCCCATTCATAACATTTCAGCTATTGTCACGATCGGTGGAATGGTTAATTACACCTCCTTAAGCAAAGCTATCAACCATTTCGTCAAGCATAACGCTGGTATAAGATATAGGTTCATTGAAAGGGATAGTCATGTATATCAGTACGAGGAAGAATTCAAGGAGTTCACTTTAGATTTTTTTGATTTTACAAATACTGAAAAACCTGATGAAGCCCTTCTTAAGTGGAGTGAGCAAGAGAATGCAAAGGCATTTTCGTTAAAGCATGAGTCATTATACTACTTTGCTATTTTTAAATTGAGTGATGAGCAAAGCGGTTTTTTTTACAAAATTCATCATATTATTTCTGATGGTGGTTCATTTCCCCTGTTGGTAGATCAGATATACAATGCTTATGAAGCTATTCAAAATGATAGTGAGTTAGATAAAAGGCTTTCTTACAGCTATTCGGAGTATATTGAGCAAGAAACAGAGTATATGAAGTCAAAAAGATTCATACGCGATAAGGAATATTGGCATGAACAGTTCAATAGAGACCCAGAATTTATTGTTAAAACGTCTCCTTCCTTAGAGGGAAGAAAAAAAGTCTTCTTTCTTGATAAAGTAGTATCAAAAAGAATCAAACAGTGGGTTGCGGAAAACGATTGTTCCTTAAATAGTTTTTTTACGGGCATCTTCCTTATTTTTTTATCTAAATTTTATCAACAATCTGACTTAATTATTGGAACACCTGTTTCGAACCACACGATGAAGAATAAGCATATTTTTGGTATGATGACGAGCACAATGCCTTTAAGAGTAAACTGTGAAGATCAAGAGATCCTCCAATTTATGAAGCTTGTAGAACGACAGCTTAAACGCTCTTACAAGCACCAAAGGTACCCTTATGATTTACTTGTTAATGAGCTTGAGCTCAAACGAAAGGGAATTGATCAGCTTATAGCGTTTAGTGTAAATTATTATAATTTCCATCTCAATCACCCACTTGACGGTATGAAAACAAGAACTGAAGAGCAATACTCAGGGTATCAAATCTACTCCTTACAATGGGTTGTTAACGATTGGACGGAGGAATTGCAGCTTGATTATCAATACAAAGTTGAGGATTATACGGAACAAGATATCGACCACATTCATCACTATTTAAAAACTCTTATTCTCTACAGCCTAGACTCTCCTAAGTTACAACTAAATGAAATTTCCCTCCTAGACCCATCATTATGGCATGAAATGATTTATAGCTTTAATCAGACAACTGAATTATATCCCGATCATTTAACTATGACTCAGCTCTTTGAGAGACAGGCTGAGCTTACTCCTAATCACAATGCCTGTGTTTTCGAAGGCTTGAATCTTACGTATGAACAGCTAAATGGAAGAGCCAATCAATTAGCTCGACTTTTAAGAAAACAAGGAGTTGTAAGAAACCAATTTGTCGGAGTTATGCTGGATCATTCCTTTGATTTAATCATTGGAATACTGGCCATCATGAAAGCAGGTGGAGCTTACATTCCAATTGATTCAAGCTATCCTAAGGAAAGAATTAAATATATTCTTGAGCATTCAAAGTGTACCTTAGTTCTCGTAGATCAAGACATAGGTGAAGAGCAATTTGCTTGTAGTGTAATCAACATTTCGAACGAAAAAACCTATAACAACGAGCAAAATAATAATCTAGATTTGATAAATCGACCATCTGATCTTGTTTATATGATCTATACATCAGGATCTACTGGTAAGCCAAAGGGAGTCATGATTAAGCATCAATCTCTAGTTAATTATTGCTGGTGGGCCAAAAAATCATACATTCATCATGCAGACGACACCTTTGCTTTATACTCATCTATTGCATTTGACTTAACAGTAACCTCAATATTTACTCCCTTAATTTGTGGGAACAGGATTGCTATCTATAGGACAATGGACGAGCCGTTTGTTCTACAGCGAGTTTTGGAAGAAAAAGTGGCCAATATCATTAAGCTAACTCCAGCTCATTTAAGTCTTCTAAAAGATAGGGATTATCAAGACTCAGGAGTTACAGTATTTATTGTTGGAGGAGATAATCTTAAGGTTCAGCTATGTAAAGAAATTGTCCAGGCCTTTGGAGAGGATATAACAATATTTAATGAATATGGTCCAACAGAAGCGACAGTCGGATGCATGATCTATAAATATGATGCTGACAAGGATATTGGAATTTCTGTACCTATTGGTAGACCAGCAGACAATGTGGCTTGTTACGTACTAGACCAACATATGCTACCAGCTCCTTATGGTTCAATTGGTGAATTATACCTTTCCGGTGATGGGTTAGCGGAGGGCTACTTACATCATGAGGAATTAACTAATCAGAAATTTATTCCTAACCCCTTTATACAAGGGTCAAAGATGTATAGAACCGGTGATTTAGTTACACTTCAAAAAGATGGCTGTTACTCGTATGAGGGAAGAATGGATCATCAAGTTAAGATCAGAGGATATCGCATTGAATTGGCTGAAATCGAAAGCTGCTTACAGGAGCTACCAGCTATTAAAGAGGCAATTGTGCTCCTTCATGAGAATGGAGTGGATTCCCCATTTTTATGTGCCTATATTCTGTGTGATGCGAATCAATCTATCTCAGAGTCATATATGAAGGATCAACTATATTTACGGTTACCTGAGTATATGGTACCAAATCATTATGTACAAATAGAAAAAATTCCGCTCACCTCTAACGGAAAGATTGATCAGTCCATGCTTCCCAAACCAAGTAGGAGCTTGGATAGTCAGCTTGTTGCAGCCAAGGACACTGTTGAGCAAATTTTGTTAACTGCCTCTAAGAAGGTATTAATGACAGAAGCCTTAGGAATGAATCATAATTTTTATCATGCAGGTGGCGATTCCATTAAAGCGATACAATTGTCCTCACAGCTTCATGATATAGGTTATGAGCTTAAAGTGAAGGATATATTATCTACTCCTATTTTGAAGGATTTGGCTCGAAGAGTTAATCAGCGTGTAAAAGAAACAAGTAATACTCAGAGCTATAGAGGTGATATAAACCCATTACCTATTACAGAGTGGTTTTTCGAGCAAGGATTTTCAAATCAGAATTATTATCATCAATCCTTTTTATTAAAACTCAAAAAAGCATTTAGTCTACAGCAGGTGCAGAGCTGGCTGTCTGATTTGCTTCAGCAGCACGATGCATTGAGAATGAATTATAGTTCTGAACGTAAGAAGCTATTCTACAATTCCGATTACATGAACCATGAGCTAGAGCTTCAAGAGGTTGTCCTGCATGGACTGACAAAGGAGGATCAGATTAAGGTAATCAAGCAAACGGGAACTACCCTTAAAGCCTCCATGGATATTGAAAAAGGGCTATTGTTTAGCGGTTGTTTATTTAGGATCAGTGAGAAGGAGGATCTATTGCTACTAACAGCACATCATCTTATTATTGATGGGGTTTCGTGGAGAATTCTTCTTAATGACTTAGACAGGCTTATGGGGCAGTCTCGGCAGGAGACTCGTAGCTATTTGTTAGAGAAAACAAGCTCCTACCAGTTATGGGCTCAAAGGCTCCATGAGTACAGTGCTAATGATTTACTCCCTAGCCTGGCCTATTGGGAAAAGTCAGCTAATCATAGCTTTAGATTTCCGAAAGATAATAGAAATGGATCTAGAAAGCTTGCGTATGCTAAGAAATTATCTGTTCAGCTTGGAGAGGAGCAGACTACTTTACTTCTCTCTAAAGCAAATCTATCCTATCAAACCAGTACCCATGAGCTTATCGTCACTTCGTTAGCATTGGCATTGAGTAACTTTACAAAGCAAAAGAGCCTATGTTTTTTGCTAGAGGGTCACGGCCGAGAAGAGCTATTTGATGATGTAGATGTATCTAGGACTGTTGGCTGGTTCACAACCATTTATCCTATAGCTTTATACGTTGAGGACCTAAATGTAGCTACTCAAATTAAGAAGCAGAAAGAGGAGTTGCGCAGGGTCCCAAATAAGGGACTGGACTACGGGGTCATACGATACTTGAAAAAGCAGCTACAGGGCTGTTTTGAGAAAGAGCTTGTACGGTTAAATTATTTGGGGGACCTCGATCATTCCTTTAAATCGGAATATATCGATTATTGTGATATAGAGACGGGTGAAGAGTATTCCTTAGATAATGAATTAACCTGCTTACTTGATATTAACGCTTGGGTTATAAGGAAAAAGCTAACCATAGAAATTAGTTACAGCCAACAGGAATTTATGGAAGCTACGATTCAATCCTTTATTACGGAATTTAAGCAGCAATTAGGACGAGTCATTCATCACTGTAGCTCTAGAGAACAGACAGAGTATACTCCCAGTGACTTTGATACTATAAGCATTTCTCAGGAGGATTTGGATCAGTTATTTGAAGTTTAG
- a CDS encoding ABC transporter ATP-binding protein — translation MAKVLLKVENLKQYFPIKGGFLGRTVNNVKAVDDISFEVMEGETVSIVGESGCGKSTTGRAILRLDEPTDGKIMFDDKDLLSLNKKEMRKKRRDLQIIFQDPYASINPRQTVVEILQEAMEIQDIVPRKDRRKRAIELLQTVGLLEYQADRYPHEFSGGQRQRVGIARALSLNPKLVICDEAVSALDVSIRAQVLNLLKKLQREFQLTYLFISHDLGVVRHISDRIIVMYLGKIVEIADKKSLFENPQHPYTKALLSAIPVPNPDLKKERIILKGDVPSPIDPPNGCRFHTRCPYVQDKCRSEVPELRKTNAMLDTHQGACHFMEEIESGQLQPN, via the coding sequence ATGGCAAAAGTACTATTGAAAGTTGAGAACTTAAAACAATATTTCCCTATTAAAGGTGGATTTTTAGGTCGAACAGTTAATAATGTAAAAGCGGTTGATGATATTTCCTTCGAGGTAATGGAAGGAGAAACAGTAAGTATTGTAGGAGAGTCAGGATGTGGAAAATCCACTACAGGTAGAGCGATTTTACGCTTGGATGAGCCTACAGATGGAAAGATTATGTTTGACGATAAAGATTTACTTTCTCTAAACAAAAAGGAAATGCGTAAAAAACGTCGGGATCTACAGATTATTTTCCAGGATCCATATGCTTCAATCAACCCGCGTCAAACGGTGGTAGAAATCTTACAAGAAGCAATGGAGATTCAAGATATTGTACCAAGAAAAGATCGTCGTAAGCGTGCCATTGAGCTGCTTCAGACGGTTGGTTTACTTGAATATCAAGCGGATCGTTACCCACATGAGTTTTCTGGTGGGCAAAGACAACGTGTAGGGATTGCGCGTGCCTTGTCTTTAAATCCTAAGCTAGTGATTTGTGATGAAGCTGTTTCTGCACTTGATGTATCGATTCGTGCTCAAGTACTGAACCTATTGAAAAAGCTTCAAAGAGAGTTCCAACTAACGTATTTATTCATTTCTCATGATTTGGGAGTTGTACGTCATATCTCTGATCGTATTATCGTTATGTATTTAGGAAAAATTGTTGAGATAGCGGATAAGAAGTCCTTGTTTGAAAATCCTCAACACCCTTATACAAAAGCACTTCTTTCGGCCATTCCAGTACCTAATCCGGATTTGAAGAAGGAGAGAATTATTTTAAAAGGGGATGTACCATCTCCAATTGATCCTCCAAACGGATGTCGTTTCCACACACGTTGTCCTTATGTACAGGATAAGTGTAGAAGTGAGGTACCAGAGCTAAGGAAGACAAATGCTATGCTTGATACTCATCAAGGAGCTTGTCATTTTATGGAGGAAATTGAATCTGGTCAATTACAGCCTAACTAA